A region of the Fischerella sp. PCC 9605 genome:
ACCATCGGCGGTGCGGCAATGGTTATATTCTTTAACCGCTGCATCAGGTGCAGTCAACGCCGAACCAATTGGTTTGGAACGATTGGAAGCGGCATTAAAAGCTTGGACAATGCCCCTGCAATACCAACTGGCAGGGAAAAACCTGTTTCGTACCTGTTTTGTTCTACATCCGCCGGAGTCAGGAGAAACTGATTGGACTTTAGCCTATTTCCTCCAAGCACCAGACGATCCAGAATTTTTAGTGGATGCAGAAATAATTTGGCAGCATCCAGTCGAAAGCTTAGTTTATCGAGAACGCACAATCAAACAGCCGCAAGAGACGTTTTTAGGTGGTTTAGGTTTAGCTTCGCGGTTATATCCAGTCATTGCACCCAGCTTGGAAACCTCATACCCTCAATCTTGTCGCCTTAACCCCATGCAAGCTTATGAGTTTATCAAGTCGGTGAAGTGGCGGTTTGAGGATAATGGTTTGGGTGTAGTTTTGCCTCCCAGTTTGGCGAACCGTGAAGGATGGGCGAACCGTTTAGGTTTGAAAATCAATGCCCAAACACCGAACAAAAAGCAAGGACGCTTGGGTTTGCAAAGTTTGTTGAATTTTCAGTGGCAATTGGCAATTGGTGGACAAACTCTTTCCAAACAAGAGTTTGACAAATTAGTAGCCCTGAATAGTCCACTTGTCGAAATTAACGGTGAGTGGGTGGAATTGCGACCCCAAGACATCAAAACAGCACAAGCTTTTTTTGCTTCTCGCAAAGACCAAATGGCCCTTTCTTTGGAAGATGCTTTACGCCTGGGTACGGGGGACACTCAGACGATTGAAAAATTGCCAGTGGTCAGTTTTGAAGCGTCAGGGGCATTGCAAGAGTTAATTACTAACCTGACGAATAACAAAGCAATCGAACCCCTACCCACACCCGCCAGTTTCCGAGGAGAATTGCGACCATATCAACAGCGTGGCGTAGCTTGGTTGACCTTCCTTGAACGTTGGGGCTTGGGTGCGTGCCTTGCAGACGATATGGGATTAGGAAAATGCGTGTCGAAAGATACACAAATATACATCAATGGAGAACTAAGTACAGCAGAAGAAATTTGGCGAAACTATGCTGCTGGAGAAACATATTTTGACGGTGAAGGATTTTGGGCTGAACCGACTCAGGAGTTACTGGTCAATTCTATAGATGAGAAAACTGGCAAAATGGTGCAGGTCCCTATCCGGCGACTGTATCGGCAACAAGTTCGTGAAAATTTGCGAAAAGTTACCCTGCAAGATGGCAGCAGCGTTACCATTACCCATCGTCATAAGCTGCTGACAAATAAAGGTTGGACAAATGACCTCAAGATGGGCGATTACGTTTGTGTACCTGCCAAAATGCTTTGGGAAGGAAAACCAGAAGACTCAGATTTAGCTAAGTTTCTGGCTTGGCAAATTGCTGAAGGTCATGAACTACCTAATCTTGGTTGTGTCACAATATCCCAAAAAGACACCAGACTGCTAGAGAGTCTACTCCAAACCTTGCAGCACCTTTCCCAACGTCATGGCATCAAAATTAACAGTCCAAGCATCCAATTTTTTCCTGGTAAAGTTCCATTTCTGAGAGTAAACAGCCAAGCATATCGACGCTTCTTAGAAGCGAAAGGTTATGTTTGGGGCAAACTGTCAGCAGAAAAGTCTATTCCGTCTTTCATCATGCAGGCAGACTTGGAAACTGTGCGTACATTTTTACAAAACTATTTCGATGCCGAGTCTGCTGTTGTTATAAGTATGCGGAGTATAGAAATTACCACAGCTTCACCGCTACTAATCCAGCAATTTTCCGTACTTCTGCGACGCTTTGGCATTTGGTTGCGAATCTCGCCGAAACAAAAATGTGCCACTAACGGAACTCATACTTTACGCACTTACTATATCGGTGTGATTGGAGGAAATTCTGCTCGCAGATTTTTGCGCCAAATTGGGTTTAGCAATTTAGAAAAGCAGCGGAAATTAGAAGAAATTTGTCAACTTGTAAGTAATACTAACGTTGAGGGAATACCTGCTTCTGATGTCGTTGCCCAATCAGTTGCGATCGCAGGGCTACCTTTGCGCCATTTCGGGATGCATAATACTGTTTACATTAATGGCTCACAACAATTTTCCAGGCATAGCTTAGAACGAGTAATAGTTGGTATGAACCGCATAATTAGCGGTGAAGCACAGCAGCAGTACCAACTACTAAAACCTTCTAAATGGACAACTCAAACCCTTGAAGCTTACGATCGCCTAGACATACAGCAATTGACCTTAACAAAGCAATTCTTACAATATCTTCTCGACCAAGAGGTATTTTACTGCAAGATAGAAAACATTGAAGATGTCGATTATGAGGGATGGGTGTACGACTTTGAAGTTAGCCAACATCACAATTTTGTTGCTAACAACATTATCTGTCATAACACTATTCAATTCATTGCCTTCTTATTACATCTGAAAGAACAGGATGCATTAGAAAAACCAACACTTTTAGTTTGCCCAACTTCAGTTTTAGGAAACTGGGAACGGGAAGTCAAAAAATTTGGGCCGACGCTGAAAGTTTTGCAATACCACGGTGACAAACGCCCCAAAGGTAAGGCATTTGTAGAAGTAGCAAACAAGCATGATTTAGTCATCACTAGTTATGCGCTGATTCATAGAGATTTAAAGTCATTGCAGGGGGTTTCTTGGCAAGGAATTGTTTTGGATGAAGCGCAAAATATTAAAAATGCAGAGGCGAAGCAGTCCCAAGCGGTGCGGCAGTTAGAATCAACATATCGCATTGCCCTAACCGGAACACCAGTAGAAAATAGGCTGCAAGAACTCTGGTCTATTTTAGATTTTCTCAATCCAGGGTATTTAGGAAATAAGCAATTCTTTCAGCGAAGATTTGCCATGCCGATAGAGAAGTACGGTGATGCTGCTTCATTAGGTCAATTGCGTTCTTTGGTTCAACCATTTATCTTGCGTCGCTTAAAAACTGACCGCGAAATTATTCAAGACTTGCCAGAAAAGCAGGAAATGAACGTCTTTTGCGGTCTTAGTCCTGAACAAGCAGAACTGTATCAAAAAGTAGTAGAAGAGTCACTGGCTGAAATTGAAACAGCGGAGGGAATGCAGCGTCGGGGAATGGTTTTGGCTTTACTTGTGAAGCTAAAACAAATCTGCAATCACCCAGCCCAATATTTGAAAAAAGCTACTCTTTTAGAATCGCGTCTATCTGGAAAACTATTGCGGTTGCAGGAAATGTTGGAAGAGATGTTATCAGAGGGCGATCGCGCTTTAATTTTCACCCAATTTGCTGAGTGGGGTAAACTGCTGAAACCCTATTTAGAACAACAGCTAGAACGAGAAATATTGTTTTTATACGGCAGTACTAGCAAAAAACAACGCGAAGAGATGATAGACCGTTTCCAACACGATCCCCAAGGCCCGCCAATTATGATTTTGTCCTTGAAAGCTGGAGGTGTGGGACTGAATTTAACACGCGCAAATCACGTCTTTCACTTCGACCGTTGGTGGAACCCAGCAGTAGAAAACCAAGCCACAGACCGAGTATTTCGTATTGGTCAAACCCGCAATGTGCAAGTACATAAATTTGTTTGTACTGGCACTCTAGAAGAGAAAATTCATGACATGATTGAAAGTAAGAAACAACTAGCTGAGCAAGTTGTCGGTGCGGGTGAAGAATGGCTCACTGAACTGGATACAAACCAACTCCGCAACTTACTACTACTAGATCGTAGTGCAGTAATTGAAGAAGAAGATGCAGAGTGAACCCCAACCCTGACCCCTTCCCGGACACGGGGAAGCAGGGTGTTTCGTACAAACACCAGAAAAATTAATTAGTCCCTTCCCACCCAGAGATATTTATGTTAACGAACCACAAAGGACACATAGACGCGCAAGCGGTGAGACCAGCCCCCGTCTTGGCTTTTGCCGAGATGGGGGACTGGCGTAGACGCCCGGCAGGGCGGTGAGCAGCGCGCTCCAAAGGGGGTTTCCCCCATGTAGACGCGCGCAGCGCGGCTTCTCGCAGAGTACCCGAAGGGCTTCAAGGTAGAGTACCCGGAGGGCTTCGGTGCAGGGTAGAACACAAAGAGTTTAAGAAGTTGGTAGGGATTCAAATTTTTATTGGGTCGTATGAAACCACCCTCTCCCCGTACACGGGGAGGGGAATTAAATTCTCCCCCTCTCCGCAAGCAGAGAGGGGGTTGGGGGGTGAGGTTCTATGCAATACTTAAAAATTAGAGAGGAAAATTATGACAAATTACACCCTTCAAGCCAGTCGAGAATGGTGGTCACAACGTTGGTTAGAATTATTAGATTCTTACCGTTTTAAAAAACGTTTGGAACGCGGTAGAAACTATGCGCGTCAAGGTAATGTTCTCAGCATTGAGTTTCAAGGTGCAAAGGTATTAGCAAGAGTCCAAGGTAGTGAATCAGAACCCTATAAAGTTTCCCTTTCCCTAGATTCATTTAGTGATGAAGAATGGGGTTATGTAGTGGAAACAATGTCCAAAAAAGCAATTTTCGCTGCCAAGCTGTTAGCAGGAGAAATGCCGCAAAATATAGAAGAAGTTTTCACTGCCAGTGGTCTTTCACTGTTTCCTTTTACCCTATCTGATGTTCACAGCAGATGTTCTTGCCCTGATAAAGCTAATCCTTGCAAACATATTGCAGCAGTTTATTATCAGTTAGGCGATCGCTTCAGTGAAGACCCTTTTGTACTATTTCAATTACGAGGACGTACCAAAGAGCAAATTATTAGCAATTTGCGGCAATTACGTAGTGCTAATGTTGAAATCAATGAAACTACAACACCAGAAGTTCAAGAGCCATCTTCTCAGAAACAATATTCTTTAAACATAGATTCTTTCTGGCAATATAATGAGCCGCTGGAGTCTTCCTTAGTGGTGATTGCACCATCAACTAGTGAGACAGTTTTAGATGTTTTGGGGTCAATTCCTCTCGCCAAAGAAGAAGAAAATCTAGCAAGCTTAACTGCTGCTGATGTGGTAATGAAGTATTTGGATACGGTTTACAAAGATGTGAGTCAAAAGGCTTTTTTAGCGGCGATGAACGTAGGAGGGTAAAGCCTGCGGCTAGGTTAAAGGGTAAAGGGGAAAGGGTAAAGGTGAAAGGATTAATAAAATCCCTTTGCCCCTTAACCTTTTCCCTTTACCCCGACGAAGGCTTACCCCTTCCCAACTTTTACCACCCCAGGCTTGTTCGGAATTATGAGTTATATTTGTTACATGTAGTTACATGCCATAACGGTAGAGCAATCCAGTCAAACACAATGGAACTCCAGAGCAAAATTATTTCTGTAGAACTTAGTGATGGTACAAATATCAGAGTTGAAGCCGCACTGATTGGCGATCGCAAAATCAGTTTTCAAACTCGACCTTTTCGCGAAGTAACCGCTGCTATTGAAATTTTTTCCAAGGATATTGCAGAAACAGTGCAAAAAATTAAGCCAGATAAGGCCAGTGTGAAGTTTGGTATAGATATTGCTCTTGAATCAGGAAAACTCACACCTTTACTCGTTAAAGACGCTAGTACAGCTAATCTGGAAATCACTTTAGAATGGGGTAGCTAAACCCCTCTCGTTATTTCTCTCACCCACTTAGCGATCGCCCTTATTGAAAAGCGCCTCAAAGATGCATTTCCTGGTATTCAATATGAAGTCATCGGCACACCTAAAGACTTGGAGGGAGCTAAAGATTTAGCTAACCGGGACAAATATCAGTTTCAGTGGTGGGCTTGTTCTTTGATTAATGCCCAACCCTACCAAGGTAAAAAGAAAGGCGCTGACAGTGGTATTGATGGACAAATTTTCTTCACCGATACTGAGAAGGGTAAGTCAACAATTAAGAAAATTATTGTGAGTGTCAAAGGTGGTGGAAATGTAGGAGCAGCTATGGTTCGTGACTTAGTAGGAACTATGCAACGCACTAAAGCAGAAATAGGATTATTCGTAACGTTAACTCCACCTACTAAGCCAATGGAAAAGGAAGCGGCGACCGCTGGCTTTTATAAAGCAGTAAATGGTCTAGAGTATCCCTGCATCCAAATTTTGACGATTGAAGACTTGCTGACTGGACGCAAGCAACCCTCATATTACGATATGAGCATGGGAGAACTGACCTTTAAGAAAGCGCAGCGTGAGTATCGAGAAGTTGCTGAGCAAGGACGGTTGTTTTGAGTGGGTTGATGATCAACCCTTCGTTGCTGAAAATCCCGTGCGGTGGTCACAAGATCGGGAAAATCCTGCCAATCAAGCCAAACAATACTGCGATCGCCTTTAAACTAAAAGTAATCTCATAGGAGCATTCCTGTCGTGAGTGAAGCAAAGGTTGCAGTAGTAGTTGGCGTAGGCCCGGGATTAGGTGCTAGCGTTGCCCATCGGTTTGCCCGTGAAGGATTTGCTGTCGGATTGATGGCGAGAAGTGCAGACAAGCTTGCCCAATTTCAAAAAGATATTGAAACTTCTGGCGGAAAGGCGTTGGCTGTTGATTGTAATGTGAGCGACCCTGTATCTGTGAAAGCTGCTTTTGCTCAAGTACAATCGCAACTAGGCGCACCAGAAGTTTTGGTTTACAATGCCGGAGCTTTTACAATGGCTGGTATTCTGGAACTGACGCCAGATCAGTTTGAAGCTAATTGGAAAGTAAACTGTTTTGGTGCATTTCTCGCGGCGCAACAGGTTCTACCAAAAATGGTGGAGAGAGGTCGCGGTACAATCCTGCTGACGGGTGCGACTGCTGGCACTAGAGGTTCAGCACGGTTTGCTGCTTTAGCTGTGGGTAAGTTTGGACTGAGGGCGCTGGCGCAGTCGCTGGCGAGGGAGTTTGGTTCCCAAGGCATTCATATTGCTCACATCATTATTGATGGCATGATCAATACTCCTAGAGTCCAAGCAATGGCACCATCACGGGAAGCACACACCCTGCTTTCACCAGAGGCTATAGCTGAAACTTACTGGCAACTCTACAAGCAGGATGCAACCGCTTGGACTTTAGAACTTGATTTGCGACCAGCGGTGGAGAAATTTTAGAGAATTGTTAGTAGTTGGTAGTTGGTAGTTGGTAGTTGGTAGTTGGTAGTTGGTAGTTGGTGGTTGTTCCAAACAACAAACAACAAACAACAAACAACAAACAACTAATCATCATCAATACTGGTCTGTTCGTCAGGATTTTTGATAATTTTCGCGGTTAAACCTTGCGTTTATGACCCAGATTCGTCTTTTAAATTATCAGAAATAATGACAAACTCTGTTTCTTTTTGAGACTGACTACCCCATTGATCCAAAACATCTTTAACTAAAACTTCTTCAATCCAAATTTTAGCGACAACAGTTAGGGGTAGGGCGAGAAACAAGCCTAAAAAGCCAAAGAAACTGACAAAAAATAACTGGCAAATTAATGTCACGGCTGGTAGCAGTGATACTTGATGCGCCATCACTATGGGAGTGATGAAATTGCTCTCTGCTTGCTGAATGATAAAGTAGATACCCAATACACCAAGGGATTTCCAAGGATTATCCAAAAGTGCGATCGCCATTGCGGGAATGACACTGAGTGTCGGGCCTAGATTGGGAATTAAGTTCAAAAATCCTGCTAAAACTCCTAAAGCCAGCGCAGCACGAACGCGCAAAGCTGTTAAGCCAATCACGCTCATCATTGCAACTACGCACATAGCTATGAAAGCGCCTGTGATCCATCCCTCCAAGGAAACTTCACATTTATCCAAAATTCCATCTACCCGCCGCCGATAAAAAGAGGGAAACATCCGCACGAATAGCCTGCGATAAGCCTGCGGATCGGCTAAGAACATCCCTGTTAAAACTAGCACTAGCAATGTTTTCAGAACTACTTCCAAAGAGCCGGAAACAAAGGCGAAGGAACTGCCTACAACACGATTGATAAACGGCTGTGCTTGTTGGGTCAAGCTATTAATATCAGGAATATAGGGAGTGATCTGACTGGGAAGGGCTGCTCTCAGTTGGTAAAGCCAAGCATTAAAGCGCTCTATGCCTTGAGGAACCCGATAAGTGAGTTCTTGAAACTGAACAGCAAAAGGCGGCACGATCAACCAGAAAAAACCGACTATACCAGCTATAAAGATGCTTACTGACAGGGTTACAGCGAATCCACGCCTCATTCCCGAACGTTGAAATCTTCGAGCGAGTCGATTTAAGGTAGTTGCTAATACGATTGCGGCAAAGATAAGTAATAGTACTTCCTTAATTTGCCATAAAATATACAGAGAAACAAGTAGGGCAATTAACCCCATCCATTGACCTAGATTCACTCTCTAACTCCTGGCAGTTAAGAAATTACTGTCTATTTGAGATGCGGCTAGGCTAGTTGATTCTAGCAAGTTTTGCCTAATGAGTGTCAGTTAACTTTGCTTCTGTGCTTGGAATCGCCACAACAAGGCGATCGCCATTAGCACTGTTGGCAACAAGACTAGAATCAAGGCATTTGTTGCCGTTGCAGGAATAGGGAGAAAAATACCTGCATATTTAATCAAGACTGAAATGACAGCAGAGAGTAAAAATACTTTCAAAACAAATCCAATTTGACTTTCCATATTCAAAGTACGGCTATTCACCTTTTTATGGGGGGTTGATACGAAAGCGGATTGTAACATCTAATTTTTACAATAAATTCAAGCAGAAAAAAGCTAACTCCTGCTTGCACACCCCTATGATCTACTTGCCAGTTTCACTGCTGCTATTTCTGCTGTTGTTACTGCTAGTG
Encoded here:
- a CDS encoding SNF2-related protein: MAILHGSWLLGNQGSCFFIWGETWRTLGANIDPSALTEVPLHPYAIAPTELSEWLHSHNLTIPESIQQTLQVTSIQKGRSRKAANAADASLPTHSQIIALPTYFSVSEQEGTASISPVHSAILGSEKPFSQYLYPWRVEGFCLTPKETVKFLTSLPLSAANGEDGFIGGDLRFWSQIARWSLDLISRCKFLPTLERQTDGSSFAKWQALLDSALDGTRLEKFSQLMPLGCRTYQAGGEIGRLGDGEKNHPIVPSPQPYGKPPGGRLHPISIDLPPEPQEFLLGFLNHTIDAQVRAMVGSQAILETRLMASLPSAVRQWLYSLTAASGAVNAEPIGLERLEAALKAWTMPLQYQLAGKNLFRTCFVLHPPESGETDWTLAYFLQAPDDPEFLVDAEIIWQHPVESLVYRERTIKQPQETFLGGLGLASRLYPVIAPSLETSYPQSCRLNPMQAYEFIKSVKWRFEDNGLGVVLPPSLANREGWANRLGLKINAQTPNKKQGRLGLQSLLNFQWQLAIGGQTLSKQEFDKLVALNSPLVEINGEWVELRPQDIKTAQAFFASRKDQMALSLEDALRLGTGDTQTIEKLPVVSFEASGALQELITNLTNNKAIEPLPTPASFRGELRPYQQRGVAWLTFLERWGLGACLADDMGLGKCVSKDTQIYINGELSTAEEIWRNYAAGETYFDGEGFWAEPTQELLVNSIDEKTGKMVQVPIRRLYRQQVRENLRKVTLQDGSSVTITHRHKLLTNKGWTNDLKMGDYVCVPAKMLWEGKPEDSDLAKFLAWQIAEGHELPNLGCVTISQKDTRLLESLLQTLQHLSQRHGIKINSPSIQFFPGKVPFLRVNSQAYRRFLEAKGYVWGKLSAEKSIPSFIMQADLETVRTFLQNYFDAESAVVISMRSIEITTASPLLIQQFSVLLRRFGIWLRISPKQKCATNGTHTLRTYYIGVIGGNSARRFLRQIGFSNLEKQRKLEEICQLVSNTNVEGIPASDVVAQSVAIAGLPLRHFGMHNTVYINGSQQFSRHSLERVIVGMNRIISGEAQQQYQLLKPSKWTTQTLEAYDRLDIQQLTLTKQFLQYLLDQEVFYCKIENIEDVDYEGWVYDFEVSQHHNFVANNIICHNTIQFIAFLLHLKEQDALEKPTLLVCPTSVLGNWEREVKKFGPTLKVLQYHGDKRPKGKAFVEVANKHDLVITSYALIHRDLKSLQGVSWQGIVLDEAQNIKNAEAKQSQAVRQLESTYRIALTGTPVENRLQELWSILDFLNPGYLGNKQFFQRRFAMPIEKYGDAASLGQLRSLVQPFILRRLKTDREIIQDLPEKQEMNVFCGLSPEQAELYQKVVEESLAEIETAEGMQRRGMVLALLVKLKQICNHPAQYLKKATLLESRLSGKLLRLQEMLEEMLSEGDRALIFTQFAEWGKLLKPYLEQQLEREILFLYGSTSKKQREEMIDRFQHDPQGPPIMILSLKAGGVGLNLTRANHVFHFDRWWNPAVENQATDRVFRIGQTRNVQVHKFVCTGTLEEKIHDMIESKKQLAEQVVGAGEEWLTELDTNQLRNLLLLDRSAVIEEEDAE
- a CDS encoding SWIM zinc finger family protein, translated to MTNYTLQASREWWSQRWLELLDSYRFKKRLERGRNYARQGNVLSIEFQGAKVLARVQGSESEPYKVSLSLDSFSDEEWGYVVETMSKKAIFAAKLLAGEMPQNIEEVFTASGLSLFPFTLSDVHSRCSCPDKANPCKHIAAVYYQLGDRFSEDPFVLFQLRGRTKEQIISNLRQLRSANVEINETTTPEVQEPSSQKQYSLNIDSFWQYNEPLESSLVVIAPSTSETVLDVLGSIPLAKEEENLASLTAADVVMKYLDTVYKDVSQKAFLAAMNVGG
- a CDS encoding CU044_2847 family protein, with translation MELQSKIISVELSDGTNIRVEAALIGDRKISFQTRPFREVTAAIEIFSKDIAETVQKIKPDKASVKFGIDIALESGKLTPLLVKDASTANLEITLEWGS
- a CDS encoding restriction endonuclease, whose translation is MEGAKDLANRDKYQFQWWACSLINAQPYQGKKKGADSGIDGQIFFTDTEKGKSTIKKIIVSVKGGGNVGAAMVRDLVGTMQRTKAEIGLFVTLTPPTKPMEKEAATAGFYKAVNGLEYPCIQILTIEDLLTGRKQPSYYDMSMGELTFKKAQREYREVAEQGRLF
- a CDS encoding SDR family NAD(P)-dependent oxidoreductase — translated: MSEAKVAVVVGVGPGLGASVAHRFAREGFAVGLMARSADKLAQFQKDIETSGGKALAVDCNVSDPVSVKAAFAQVQSQLGAPEVLVYNAGAFTMAGILELTPDQFEANWKVNCFGAFLAAQQVLPKMVERGRGTILLTGATAGTRGSARFAALAVGKFGLRALAQSLAREFGSQGIHIAHIIIDGMINTPRVQAMAPSREAHTLLSPEAIAETYWQLYKQDATAWTLELDLRPAVEKF
- a CDS encoding AI-2E family transporter; translation: MNLGQWMGLIALLVSLYILWQIKEVLLLIFAAIVLATTLNRLARRFQRSGMRRGFAVTLSVSIFIAGIVGFFWLIVPPFAVQFQELTYRVPQGIERFNAWLYQLRAALPSQITPYIPDINSLTQQAQPFINRVVGSSFAFVSGSLEVVLKTLLVLVLTGMFLADPQAYRRLFVRMFPSFYRRRVDGILDKCEVSLEGWITGAFIAMCVVAMMSVIGLTALRVRAALALGVLAGFLNLIPNLGPTLSVIPAMAIALLDNPWKSLGVLGIYFIIQQAESNFITPIVMAHQVSLLPAVTLICQLFFVSFFGFLGLFLALPLTVVAKIWIEEVLVKDVLDQWGSQSQKETEFVIISDNLKDESGS